In one Hippocampus zosterae strain Florida chromosome 10, ASM2543408v3, whole genome shotgun sequence genomic region, the following are encoded:
- the prx gene encoding neuroblast differentiation-associated protein AHNAK isoform X12, whose amino-acid sequence MDPEPSNEQTDQTTVEAAEPPVEIVVETEAEAGASGYSVTGGGERGIFIKDVLKDSPAAKHLSLQQGDQLLSAKVYFDNVRYEDALKILQCAEPYKVSFLVKRTVQGEEVCVRPRLPSVDIKGPKAKMTKMSVKAIKPFKAKKKRGGRFGLKRLKEKRREELVIEGTPPRLEMSDVDVEFCLPRFKPRRSDQVKAEGGAAAKPKRKIRFPRMKIKSHGGKEDSGGLKAKVKVSPAEIPGVKAKAKGKGHKFEISFPKSKDTKSGSVELKKPDVNIPSPSVEFSLPAGKVVDVEMGGESLNSPDVDFALPSFKADTTLLAQKGKVGIKGPKVEVRGDDAKVMKGKVDVETGKGDGKLQMPNLKLPKMRLVGDLDETDDKMKVKAGGEISVPTVEIKGGSSTVLPEAHVNKGGILENVPSVPSVDISFPKVKGTSNMDIKTTIRKPGMDFSVSDVDFNVERIPDEVEGSFKGPEISMPKLDFSLPKIGVSDKDVASAGSEGKFCPPSAEVGVDMSHYIGGDGKFTLPNFNVSQSQKGNLTGPGVEGEFKLPSVDLTLPKGKDVDPEMPDVNISLPKISLPEGGIKLKGTDFKEGKMDFPDIDVSLPKGKLEGGLELEGPDIKGGKFKMPTFDVSLPKVNLPESGVKLKGPELKGGKMEIPDLNVSLPRGKVEGGVEVQGPDVKGGKFKMPTLDVSLPKVNLPEGDVKLKGPELKGRRMEMPDIDVSLPKGKFEGGVEVQGPDVKGGKFKMPTLDVSLPKVNLPEGGVKLKGPELKGRRMEMPDIDVSLPKGKFEGGVDVQGPDVKGGKFKMPTLDVSFPKVDLPQGGAKLKGPELKGGRMEMPDIDVSLPKGKFEGGVEVQGPDVKGGKFKMPTLDVSLPKVNLPEGGVKLKGPELKGGKMEGPDVDVSLPKVEADFDIEAPKVKGGKFKMPTLDVSLPNVTLPEGGVKLKGPELKGGRMEMPDIDVSLPKGKFEGGVEVQGPDVKGGKFKMPTLDVSLPKVNLPEGGVKLKGPELKGRKMEIPNIDVSLSKGKVEGHVDIEGQDLKGGKLKVPTLDVSLPEVKGPNLEGSKLDIPDIDVCLPKGKARGEIGIEGHVDKGGKFHMPSVDIYLPKMKTKGPDIDIQSPDIKVGEVTMPAVDVSLPKIKSPEVDVSLEGPDVKGGKVAIPAMTGLTGEGAGSGSFKHGTVKLPTVDISAPKVDIDFGLPKPKGDDVKVALLKPEGSRPSSGGSFDSPNVSFKVPSFTLPRFGGKSKSGQLEVSGQSSEVNISLGEPSVESGLENKVTSKKVKLKKPFIGIPKMDADASVSCPELDVNVKKGDIDIPQPDTSVDVERKGRFNAPDVTIKLPKFSMPGFASKDGDLGKPSGDLEAKAKAKIPSVELSLSATKSPEKEVLLPNAEVDVLECDIRTYEGGIPKKPAIDVNVPKVDLAVPLPKIKLESSYEREGTKFKIPHVDLSLPKGKVDSMPKGKPLNIETPEVELKMQSVDVSFPKAPDADFHGHGQGDFKTPHATTDLPDATIQRIDISIRKDKSDVHAKGEQTGLKLKMPSLDIACPKGDLELDMRLRKGDTKGLECHGETNSKVKGPKVKGTKFNIGMPKKKTGVSVKSEHEIENIEPGLTSTIQNGHKEGNMNIQMPCVTLPSVSVKSKEDSEESGLPSSCTAIPRIPDIDFDIGTAQDEEDDKLGKKIKIPKFGVPLPSLSSREGRMEIRGPETKYEGPKVKKAVFVLVNPSQRDEVTLNTGDAKVKIPKFQTNTIETSVSTPGMSVCTSQLRSTDDTLKPEAPSSKFHFETDARLHRGFKDEGVAASGKVKLPKVEFTSPYGKKAAGDASLEIATRLGKPSSSGEAPKGLQIKPGNVSFEGFVDESSKDVVTQHSRTQMLHQDSSASPASFTMEFSSSKVQTWSKGDIKGDPQGIEAPPWFKVPKFTLKPHSTGFLQITPEGSPQAQRRGELGGEANMLGSFCQHSSGITTREVSTPGGGGSVTVVTKTTRTKRHSTPAETSAGVSVATTHPPSDL is encoded by the exons ATGGACCCGGAACCTTCTAACGAGCAGACA gACCAGACCACGGTGGAAGCCGCGGAGCCTCCGGTGGAGATCGTGGTGGAGACTGAGGCGGAGGCTGGAGCTAGTGGCTATAGCGTGACCGGCGGTGGAGAGCGAGGCATCTTCATCAAAGACGTCCTCAAGGACTCACCAGCTGCCAAACATCTCAGCCTGCAGCAAG GTGATCAGCTGCTGAGCGCCAAGGTCTATTTTGACAATGTGCGTTATGAAGATGCTCTGAAGATCCTCCAGTGCGCTGAGCCCTACAAAGTCAGCTTCCTGGTCAAGAGGACGGTCCAGGGGGAGGAGGTCTGCGTGCGGCCCCGCCTGCCCAGTGTGGACATCAAAGGTCCCAAAGCCAAGATGACCAAAATG AGCGTGAAGGCGATCAAGCCATTCAAGGCCAAGAAGAAGAGAGGCGGTCGCTTTGGTCTGAAGAGGCTCAAGGAGAAACGGCGCGAGGAGCTGGTGATCGAGGGAACGCCACCCCGGCTGGAGATGAGCGATGTGGACGTTGAATTTTGCCTCCCCAGGTTCAAACCCAGGCGGAGCGACCAAGTGAAGGCAGAAGGAGGTGCTGCAGCAAAGCCAAAGAGGAAAATCAG GTTTCCTCGGATGAAGATAAAAAGTCATGGGGGAAAAGAGGACAGCGGAGGACTGAAAGCAAAGGTGAAGGTCTCCCCGGCTGAGATTCCAGGAGTCAAAGCGAAAGCCAAAGGAAAAGGTCACAAGTTTGAAATTAGCTTTCCCAAGAGTAAGGATACCAAGTCTGGATCCGTGGAACTGAAGAAGCCGGATGTCAACATTCCGTCGCCGTCTGTAGAGTTCAGTTTGCCTGCTGGGAAAGTTGTAGATGTGGAAATGGGGGGAGAATCATTAAATTCTCCAGATGTGGATTTTGCCCTCCCCTCATTCAAAGCTGACACAACTTTGCTTGCTCAGAAGGGAAAGGTGGGAATTAAAGGTCCAAAAGTTGAAGTAAGAGGCGATGACGCCAAAGTTATGAAGGGAAAAGTTGATGTTGAAACAGGCAAAGGTGATGGAAAACTGCAAATGCCAAACTTGAAACTCCCCAAAATGAGACTGGTGGGTGATTTGGATGAGACCGATGACAAAATGAAGGTCAAAGCAGGAGGAGAAATCAGTGTTCCAACTGTGGAAATAAAGGGGGGAAGTAGTACTGTTCTCCCTGAAGCACATGTCAACAAAGGAGGGATTTTAGAAAATGTTCCATCTGTGCCTTCGGTCGACATCTCTTTTCCCAAAGTCAAAGGAACATCAAATATGGATATAAAGACAACAATAAGGAAGCCTGGAATGGACTTCTCTGTGTCAGATGTGGACTTCAATGTTGAGAGAATTCCAGATGAGGTGGAGGGCTCTTTTAAAGGACCTGAAATTTCCATGCCAAAACTTGATTTCTCTTTGCCAAAGATAGGAGTGTCTGACAAGGATGTGGCTAGTGCAGGAAGTGAAGGGAAATTCTGTCCTCCTTCAGCTGAGGTTGGAGTAGACATGAGCCATTATATTGGTGGAGATGGGAAGTTCACCCTACCTAATTTTAATGTATCTCAATCACAAAAAGGTAATCTGACAGGACCGGGTGTTGAAGGAGAATTCAAGTTGCCTAGTGTGGACCTGACGCTTCCCAAAGGCAAAGATGTGGACCCCGAGATGCCAGATGTTAACATTTCTTTACCAAAGATCAGTCTTCCAGAGGGTGGTATCAAGCTAAAAGGCACGGACTTCAAGGAGGGGAAAATGGATTTTCCAGACATTGATGTTTCACTTCCCAAAGGAAAACTTGAAGGTGGACTAGAGCTTGAAGGCCCTGATATCAAGGGAGGaaaattcaaaatgccaacatttgaTGTTTCTTTACCTAAAGTCAATCTTCCAGAGAGTGGTGTTAAACTAAAAG GTCCAGAACTCAAGGGAGGGAAAATGGAAATTCCAGACCTCAATGTCTCACTCCCCAGAGGAAAGGTTGAAGGTGGCGTTGAAGTTCAAGGCCCTgatgtcaaaggaggaaagttcaaaatgccaacgtTGGATGTGTCTTTACCAAAAGTCAATCTTCCGGAGGGTGATGTGAAACTCAAAG GTCCAGAGCTCAAGGGAAGGAGGATGGAAATGCCAGACATTGATGTCTCACTTCCCAAAGGAAAATTTGAAGGTGGCGTTGAGGTTCAAGGCCCTgatgtcaaaggaggaaagttcaaaatgccaacgtTGGATGTTTCTTTACCGAAAGTCAATCTTCCAGAAGGTGGTGTGAAACTAAAAG GTCCAGAGCTCAAGGGAAGGAGGATGGAAATGCCAGACATTGATGTCTCACTTCCCAAAGGAAAATTTGAAG GTGGCGTTGACGTTCAAGGCCCTGATGTCAAAGGTggaaagttcaaaatgccaacattggaCGTTTCTTTCCCAAAAGTCGATCTTCCACAGGGTGGTGCCAAACTGAAAG GTCCAGAGCTCAAGGGAGGGAGGATGGAAATGCCAGACATTGACGTCTCACTTCCCAAAGGAAAATTTGAAGGTGGCGTTGAGGTTCAAGGCCCTgatgtcaaaggaggaaagttcaaaatgccaacgctGGATGTTTCTTTACCAAAAGTCAATCTTCCGGAGGGTGGTGTCAAACTAAAAGGTCCAGAGCTCAAGGGGGGAAAGATGGAAGGACCAGATGTTGATGTCTCACTTCCCAAAGTTGAGGCAGATTTTGATATTGAAGCCCCAaaagtcaaaggaggaaagttcaaaatgccaacgctGGATGTTTCTTTACCAAATGTCACTCTTCCAGAAGGTGGTGTCAAACTAAAAG GTCCAGAGCTCAAGGGAGGGAGGATGGAAATGCCAGACATTGACGTCTCACTTCCCAAAGGAAAATTTGAAGGTGGCGTTGAGGTTCAAGGCCCTgatgtcaaaggaggaaagttcaaaatgccaacgctGGATGTTTCTTTACCAAAAGTCAATCTTCCGGAGGGTGGTGTCAAACTAAAAG GTCCAGAACTCAAGGGACGGAAAATGGAAATTCCAAACATCGATGTCTCACTTTCCAAAGGAAAAGTTGAGGGGCATGTTGACATTGAAGGCCAAGATCTCAAAGGAGGGAAGTTGAAAGTGCCAACATTGGATGTTTCTTTACCAGAAGTAAAAGGTCCAAACCTTGAAGGAAGTAAGCTTGATATTCCAGACATTGATGTGTGTCTTCCCAAAGGAAAAGCAAGGGGAGAAATTGGAATTGAAGGACATGTTGACAAAGGAGGAAAGTTCCATATGCCCTCTGTGGATATTTATCTtcctaaaatgaaaacaaaaggtcCTGACATAGACATTCAAAGTCCTGACATTAAAGTTGGAGAAGTCACCATGCCAGCGGTTGATGTTTCCCTTCCGAAAATTAAATCCCCAGAAGTAGATGTCAGTTTGGAAGGTCCTGATGTAAAAGGCGGGAAAGTTGCCATCCCAGCAATGACTGGACTGACAGGAGAAGGTGCAGGTTCAGGCTCTTTTAAACATGGGACAGTCAAACTTCCAACGGTTGACATTTCAGCTCCGAAGGTGGATATTGACTTTGGCCTCCCTAAACCAAAAGGTGACGATGTGAAAGTGGCGCTTCTGAAACCAGAGGGAAGCAGGCCTTCTTCTGGGGGAAGTTTTGATTCGCCCAATGTTTCTTTCAAAGTCCCTAGTTTTACACTTCCCAGGTTTGGTGGCAAGTCCAAGAGTGGCCAATTGGAGGTGTCGGGACAAAGCTCAgaggtcaacatttctctcgggGAGCCATCCGTGGAGTCGGGTTTGGAGAATAAAGTGACAAGCAAAAAAGTGAAACTCAAAAAGCCCTTCATTGGAATACCCAAAATGGATGCAGATGCGTCTGTGTCTTGTCCTGAATTAGATGTCAATGTTAAAAAGGGGGACATTGACATTCCTCAACCAGATACTAGTGTTGATGTAGAAAGGAAAGGTCGTTTCAATGCACCCGATGTCACGATCAAACTCCCAAAGTTCTCCATGCCAGGATTTGCTTCaaaagatggagatttgggaaAGCCAAGCGGTGACCTTGAAGctaaggccaaggccaagataCCCTCAGTTGAGCTATCACTTTCCGCCACTAAATCACCAGAAAAGGAGGTTCTTCTTCCCAATGCAGAGGTGGATGTATTGGAGTGTGACATCCGAACCTATGAGGGAGGAATTCCCAAAAAGCCTGCTATTGATGTGAATGTGCCCAAAGTAGACCTGGCTGTGCCACTTCCCAAAATAAAACTTGAGTCTAGTTATGAGAGAGAAGGAACAAAATTCAAAATTCCTCATGTGGACTTATCCTTGCCAAAAGGAAAAGTTGACAGCATGCCAAAAGGCAAACCTTTAAATATTGAAACACCAGAAGTTGAACTCAAAATGCAGTCAGTAGACGTGTCCTTTCCCAAAGCACCAGATGCTGACTTCCATGGACATGGACAAGGTGACTTTAAGACACCACATGCAACCACTGACCTCCCAGATGCGACAATCCAAAGGATAGACATATCCATCCGCAAAGACAAAAGTGATGTGCATGCAAAGGGAGAGCAAACGGGTCTGAAACTGAAGATGCCAAGCCTGGATATCGCATGTCCAAAAGGAGACCTGGAGCTGGATATGCGACTTCGGAAAGGAGACACCAAGGGGTTAGAATGTCATGGAGaaaccaacagcaaagtcaaaggGCCCAAAGTCAAGGGAACAAAATTCAATATCGGAATGCCCAAAAAGAAAACTGGTGTTAGTGTAAAATCTGAGCATGAAATTGAAAATATTGAACCTGGTCTGACATCCACAATTCAGAACGGACACAAAGAGGGAAATATGAACATCCAAATGCCATGCGTTACGTTACCAAGTGTAAGTGTGAAAAGCAAAGAAGACTCAGAAGAAAGTGGCCTCCCGTCATCATGTACTGCAATCCCCAGGATTCCGGACATAGACTTTGATATCGGTACAGCACAAGATGAAGAAGACGACAAATTAGGCAAGAAgataaaaatccccaaatttggTGTCCCACTCCCGTCCCTGTCCTCCCGGGAAGGAAGAATGGAGATCCGAGGACCGGAGACCAAATATGAAGGCCCCAAAGTgaagaaagcagtttttgtTTTAGTAAATCCATCCCAAAGAGATGAGGTGACTTTAAATACAGGTGACGCCAAGGTGAAGATtcccaaatttcaaacaaaCACCATAGAAACATCTGTTAGCACACCTGGAATGTCAGTGTGCACCAGCCAACTAAGGTCAACTGACGACACACTCAAGCCAGAAGCTCCAAGTTCAAAGTTCCACTTTGAAACAGATGCACGACTTCACAGGGGCTTCAAAGATGAAGGAGTGGCAGCTAGTGGAAAAGTCAAACTTCCAAAGGTGGAATTCACTTCTCCTTATGGAAAGAAAGCTGCAGGTGACGCCAGCTTGGAAATCGCAACCAGACTGGGCAAACCTTCATCATCAGGGGAAGCTCCTAAAGGGCTCCAGATAAAACCAGGCAATGTTTCATTTGAAGGTTTTGTTGATGAGTCCTCAAAGGACGTCGTCACACAACACTCCAGAACACAAATGCTGCATCAGGACAGCTCGGCATCTCCAGCTTCTTTTACCATGGAATTCAGCTCATCAAAAGTCCAAACCTGGAGCAAAGGAGACATCAAAGGAGACCCCCAGGGGATAGAGGCCCCCC
- the prx gene encoding neuroblast differentiation-associated protein AHNAK isoform X44, which translates to MDPEPSNEQTDQTTVEAAEPPVEIVVETEAEAGASGYSVTGGGERGIFIKDVLKDSPAAKHLSLQQGDQLLSAKVYFDNVRYEDALKILQCAEPYKVSFLVKRTVQGEEVCVRPRLPSVDIKGPKAKMTKMSVKAIKPFKAKKKRGGRFGLKRLKEKRREELVIEGTPPRLEMSDVDVEFCLPRFKPRRSDQVKAEGGAAAKPKRKIRFPRMKIKSHGGKEDSGGLKAKVKVSPAEIPGVKAKAKGKGHKFEISFPKSKDTKSGSVELKKPDVNIPSPSVEFSLPAGKVVDVEMGGESLNSPDVDFALPSFKADTTLLAQKGKVGIKGPKVEVRGDDAKVMKGKVDVETGKGDGKLQMPNLKLPKMRLVGDLDETDDKMKVKAGGEISVPTVEIKGGSSTVLPEAHVNKGGILENVPSVPSVDISFPKVKGTSNMDIKTTIRKPGMDFSVSDVDFNVERIPDEVEGSFKGPEISMPKLDFSLPKIGVSDKDVASAGSEGKFCPPSAEVGVDMSHYIGGDGKFTLPNFNVSQSQKGNLTGPGVEGEFKLPSVDLTLPKGKDVDPEMPDVNISLPKISLPEGGIKLKGTDFKEGKMDFPDIDVSLPKGKLEGGLELEGPDIKGGKFKMPTFDVSLPKVNLPESGVKLKGPELKGGKMEIPDLNVSLPRGKVEGGVEVQGPDVKGGKFKMPTLDVSLPKVNLPEGDVKLKGPELKGRRMEMPDIDVSLPKGKFEGGVEVQGPDVKGGKFKMPTLDVSLPKVNLPEGGVKLKGPELKGRRMEMPDIDVSLPKGKFEGGVEVQGPDVKGGKFKMPTLDVSLPKVNLPEGGVKLKGPELKGRKMEIPNIDVSLSKGKVEGHVDIEGQDLKGGKLKVPTLDVSLPEVKGPNLEGSKLDIPDIDVCLPKGKARGEIGIEGHVDKGGKFHMPSVDIYLPKMKTKGPDIDIQSPDIKVGEVTMPAVDVSLPKIKSPEVDVSLEGPDVKGGKVAIPAMTGLTGEGAGSGSFKHGTVKLPTVDISAPKVDIDFGLPKPKGDDVKVALLKPEGSRPSSGGSFDSPNVSFKVPSFTLPRFGGKSKSGQLEVSGQSSEVNISLGEPSVESGLENKVTSKKVKLKKPFIGIPKMDADASVSCPELDVNVKKGDIDIPQPDTSVDVERKGRFNAPDVTIKLPKFSMPGFASKDGDLGKPSGDLEAKAKAKIPSVELSLSATKSPEKEVLLPNAEVDVLECDIRTYEGGIPKKPAIDVNVPKVDLAVPLPKIKLESSYEREGTKFKIPHVDLSLPKGKVDSMPKGKPLNIETPEVELKMQSVDVSFPKAPDADFHGHGQGDFKTPHATTDLPDATIQRIDISIRKDKSDVHAKGEQTGLKLKMPSLDIACPKGDLELDMRLRKGDTKGLECHGETNSKVKGPKVKGTKFNIGMPKKKTGVSVKSEHEIENIEPGLTSTIQNGHKEGNMNIQMPCVTLPSVSVKSKEDSEESGLPSSCTAIPRIPDIDFDIGTAQDEEDDKLGKKIKIPKFGVPLPSLSSREGRMEIRGPETKYEGPKVKKAVFVLVNPSQRDEVTLNTGDAKVKIPKFQTNTIETSVSTPGMSVCTSQLRSTDDTLKPEAPSSKFHFETDARLHRGFKDEGVAASGKVKLPKVEFTSPYGKKAAGDASLEIATRLGKPSSSGEAPKGLQIKPGNVSFEGFVDESSKDVVTQHSRTQMLHQDSSASPASFTMEFSSSKVQTWSKGDIKGDPQGIEAPPWFKVPKFTLKPHSTGFLQITPEGSPQAQRRGELGGEANMLGSFCQHSSGITTREVSTPGGGGSVTVVTKTTRTKRHSTPAETSAGVSVATTHPPSDL; encoded by the exons ATGGACCCGGAACCTTCTAACGAGCAGACA gACCAGACCACGGTGGAAGCCGCGGAGCCTCCGGTGGAGATCGTGGTGGAGACTGAGGCGGAGGCTGGAGCTAGTGGCTATAGCGTGACCGGCGGTGGAGAGCGAGGCATCTTCATCAAAGACGTCCTCAAGGACTCACCAGCTGCCAAACATCTCAGCCTGCAGCAAG GTGATCAGCTGCTGAGCGCCAAGGTCTATTTTGACAATGTGCGTTATGAAGATGCTCTGAAGATCCTCCAGTGCGCTGAGCCCTACAAAGTCAGCTTCCTGGTCAAGAGGACGGTCCAGGGGGAGGAGGTCTGCGTGCGGCCCCGCCTGCCCAGTGTGGACATCAAAGGTCCCAAAGCCAAGATGACCAAAATG AGCGTGAAGGCGATCAAGCCATTCAAGGCCAAGAAGAAGAGAGGCGGTCGCTTTGGTCTGAAGAGGCTCAAGGAGAAACGGCGCGAGGAGCTGGTGATCGAGGGAACGCCACCCCGGCTGGAGATGAGCGATGTGGACGTTGAATTTTGCCTCCCCAGGTTCAAACCCAGGCGGAGCGACCAAGTGAAGGCAGAAGGAGGTGCTGCAGCAAAGCCAAAGAGGAAAATCAG GTTTCCTCGGATGAAGATAAAAAGTCATGGGGGAAAAGAGGACAGCGGAGGACTGAAAGCAAAGGTGAAGGTCTCCCCGGCTGAGATTCCAGGAGTCAAAGCGAAAGCCAAAGGAAAAGGTCACAAGTTTGAAATTAGCTTTCCCAAGAGTAAGGATACCAAGTCTGGATCCGTGGAACTGAAGAAGCCGGATGTCAACATTCCGTCGCCGTCTGTAGAGTTCAGTTTGCCTGCTGGGAAAGTTGTAGATGTGGAAATGGGGGGAGAATCATTAAATTCTCCAGATGTGGATTTTGCCCTCCCCTCATTCAAAGCTGACACAACTTTGCTTGCTCAGAAGGGAAAGGTGGGAATTAAAGGTCCAAAAGTTGAAGTAAGAGGCGATGACGCCAAAGTTATGAAGGGAAAAGTTGATGTTGAAACAGGCAAAGGTGATGGAAAACTGCAAATGCCAAACTTGAAACTCCCCAAAATGAGACTGGTGGGTGATTTGGATGAGACCGATGACAAAATGAAGGTCAAAGCAGGAGGAGAAATCAGTGTTCCAACTGTGGAAATAAAGGGGGGAAGTAGTACTGTTCTCCCTGAAGCACATGTCAACAAAGGAGGGATTTTAGAAAATGTTCCATCTGTGCCTTCGGTCGACATCTCTTTTCCCAAAGTCAAAGGAACATCAAATATGGATATAAAGACAACAATAAGGAAGCCTGGAATGGACTTCTCTGTGTCAGATGTGGACTTCAATGTTGAGAGAATTCCAGATGAGGTGGAGGGCTCTTTTAAAGGACCTGAAATTTCCATGCCAAAACTTGATTTCTCTTTGCCAAAGATAGGAGTGTCTGACAAGGATGTGGCTAGTGCAGGAAGTGAAGGGAAATTCTGTCCTCCTTCAGCTGAGGTTGGAGTAGACATGAGCCATTATATTGGTGGAGATGGGAAGTTCACCCTACCTAATTTTAATGTATCTCAATCACAAAAAGGTAATCTGACAGGACCGGGTGTTGAAGGAGAATTCAAGTTGCCTAGTGTGGACCTGACGCTTCCCAAAGGCAAAGATGTGGACCCCGAGATGCCAGATGTTAACATTTCTTTACCAAAGATCAGTCTTCCAGAGGGTGGTATCAAGCTAAAAGGCACGGACTTCAAGGAGGGGAAAATGGATTTTCCAGACATTGATGTTTCACTTCCCAAAGGAAAACTTGAAGGTGGACTAGAGCTTGAAGGCCCTGATATCAAGGGAGGaaaattcaaaatgccaacatttgaTGTTTCTTTACCTAAAGTCAATCTTCCAGAGAGTGGTGTTAAACTAAAAG GTCCAGAACTCAAGGGAGGGAAAATGGAAATTCCAGACCTCAATGTCTCACTCCCCAGAGGAAAGGTTGAAGGTGGCGTTGAAGTTCAAGGCCCTgatgtcaaaggaggaaagttcaaaatgccaacgtTGGATGTGTCTTTACCAAAAGTCAATCTTCCGGAGGGTGATGTGAAACTCAAAG GTCCAGAGCTCAAGGGAAGGAGGATGGAAATGCCAGACATTGATGTCTCACTTCCCAAAGGAAAATTTGAAGGTGGCGTTGAGGTTCAAGGCCCTgatgtcaaaggaggaaagttcaaaatgccaacgtTGGATGTTTCTTTACCGAAAGTCAATCTTCCAGAAGGTGGTGTGAAACTAAAAG GTCCAGAGCTCAAGGGAAGGAGGATGGAAATGCCAGACATTGATGTCTCACTTCCCAAAGGAAAATTTGAAG GTGGCGTTGAGGTTCAAGGCCCTgatgtcaaaggaggaaagttcaaaatgccaacgctGGATGTTTCTTTACCAAAAGTCAATCTTCCGGAGGGTGGTGTCAAACTAAAAG GTCCAGAACTCAAGGGACGGAAAATGGAAATTCCAAACATCGATGTCTCACTTTCCAAAGGAAAAGTTGAGGGGCATGTTGACATTGAAGGCCAAGATCTCAAAGGAGGGAAGTTGAAAGTGCCAACATTGGATGTTTCTTTACCAGAAGTAAAAGGTCCAAACCTTGAAGGAAGTAAGCTTGATATTCCAGACATTGATGTGTGTCTTCCCAAAGGAAAAGCAAGGGGAGAAATTGGAATTGAAGGACATGTTGACAAAGGAGGAAAGTTCCATATGCCCTCTGTGGATATTTATCTtcctaaaatgaaaacaaaaggtcCTGACATAGACATTCAAAGTCCTGACATTAAAGTTGGAGAAGTCACCATGCCAGCGGTTGATGTTTCCCTTCCGAAAATTAAATCCCCAGAAGTAGATGTCAGTTTGGAAGGTCCTGATGTAAAAGGCGGGAAAGTTGCCATCCCAGCAATGACTGGACTGACAGGAGAAGGTGCAGGTTCAGGCTCTTTTAAACATGGGACAGTCAAACTTCCAACGGTTGACATTTCAGCTCCGAAGGTGGATATTGACTTTGGCCTCCCTAAACCAAAAGGTGACGATGTGAAAGTGGCGCTTCTGAAACCAGAGGGAAGCAGGCCTTCTTCTGGGGGAAGTTTTGATTCGCCCAATGTTTCTTTCAAAGTCCCTAGTTTTACACTTCCCAGGTTTGGTGGCAAGTCCAAGAGTGGCCAATTGGAGGTGTCGGGACAAAGCTCAgaggtcaacatttctctcgggGAGCCATCCGTGGAGTCGGGTTTGGAGAATAAAGTGACAAGCAAAAAAGTGAAACTCAAAAAGCCCTTCATTGGAATACCCAAAATGGATGCAGATGCGTCTGTGTCTTGTCCTGAATTAGATGTCAATGTTAAAAAGGGGGACATTGACATTCCTCAACCAGATACTAGTGTTGATGTAGAAAGGAAAGGTCGTTTCAATGCACCCGATGTCACGATCAAACTCCCAAAGTTCTCCATGCCAGGATTTGCTTCaaaagatggagatttgggaaAGCCAAGCGGTGACCTTGAAGctaaggccaaggccaagataCCCTCAGTTGAGCTATCACTTTCCGCCACTAAATCACCAGAAAAGGAGGTTCTTCTTCCCAATGCAGAGGTGGATGTATTGGAGTGTGACATCCGAACCTATGAGGGAGGAATTCCCAAAAAGCCTGCTATTGATGTGAATGTGCCCAAAGTAGACCTGGCTGTGCCACTTCCCAAAATAAAACTTGAGTCTAGTTATGAGAGAGAAGGAACAAAATTCAAAATTCCTCATGTGGACTTATCCTTGCCAAAAGGAAAAGTTGACAGCATGCCAAAAGGCAAACCTTTAAATATTGAAACACCAGAAGTTGAACTCAAAATGCAGTCAGTAGACGTGTCCTTTCCCAAAGCACCAGATGCTGACTTCCATGGACATGGACAAGGTGACTTTAAGACACCACATGCAACCACTGACCTCCCAGATGCGACAATCCAAAGGATAGACATATCCATCCGCAAAGACAAAAGTGATGTGCATGCAAAGGGAGAGCAAACGGGTCTGAAACTGAAGATGCCAAGCCTGGATATCGCATGTCCAAAAGGAGACCTGGAGCTGGATATGCGACTTCGGAAAGGAGACACCAAGGGGTTAGAATGTCATGGAGaaaccaacagcaaagtcaaaggGCCCAAAGTCAAGGGAACAAAATTCAATATCGGAATGCCCAAAAAGAAAACTGGTGTTAGTGTAAAATCTGAGCATGAAATTGAAAATATTGAACCTGGTCTGACATCCACAATTCAGAACGGACACAAAGAGGGAAATATGAACATCCAAATGCCATGCGTTACGTTACCAAGTGTAAGTGTGAAAAGCAAAGAAGACTCAGAAGAAAGTGGCCTCCCGTCATCATGTACTGCAATCCCCAGGATTCCGGACATAGACTTTGATATCGGTACAGCACAAGATGAAGAAGACGACAAATTAGGCAAGAAgataaaaatccccaaatttggTGTCCCACTCCCGTCCCTGTCCTCCCGGGAAGGAAGAATGGAGATCCGAGGACCGGAGACCAAATATGAAGGCCCCAAAGTgaagaaagcagtttttgtTTTAGTAAATCCATCCCAAAGAGATGAGGTGACTTTAAATACAGGTGACGCCAAGGTGAAGATtcccaaatttcaaacaaaCACCATAGAAACATCTGTTAGCACACCTGGAATGTCAGTGTGCACCAGCCAACTAAGGTCAACTGACGACACACTCAAGCCAGAAGCTCCAAGTTCAAAGTTCCACTTTGAAACAGATGCACGACTTCACAGGGGCTTCAAAGATGAAGGAGTGGCAGCTAGTGGAAAAGTCAAACTTCCAAAGGTGGAATTCACTTCTCCTTATGGAAAGAAAGCTGCAGGTGACGCCAGCTTGGAAATCGCAACCAGACTGGGCAAACCTTCATCATCAGGGGAAGCTCCTAAAGGGCTCCAGATAAAACCAGGCAATGTTTCATTTGAAGGTTTTGTTGATGAGTCCTCAAAGGACGTCGTCACACAACACTCCAGAACACAAATGCTGCATCAGGACAGCTCGGCATCTCCAGCTTCTTTTACCATGGAATTCAGCTCATCAAAAGTCCAAACCTGGAGCAAAGGAGACATCAAAGGAGACCCCCAGGGGATAGAGGCCCCCC